In one Deltaproteobacteria bacterium genomic region, the following are encoded:
- a CDS encoding AbrB/MazE/SpoVT family DNA-binding domain-containing protein, producing MLTKVQKWGNSQGLRFPKTILEESQINVGDEVNVTVQDGKIIVEAVNKLRNTYDLKELVSKIPKDYRTEEVDWGPPVGKEEW from the coding sequence ATGCTAACCAAAGTACAAAAATGGGGTAATAGTCAAGGTTTGAGATTTCCAAAGACTATCCTTGAGGAAAGTCAAATCAATGTGGGTGACGAAGTGAATGTTACTGTTCAAGATGGAAAAATCATCGTAGAAGCAGTGAATAAGCTGCGAAATACCTACGATCTCAAAGAACTGGTATCAAAAATACCAAAGGATTATCGAACTGAAGAAGTTGATTGGGGTCCTCCTGTTGGAAAGGAAGAATGGTAA